Proteins encoded within one genomic window of Flavobacteriales bacterium:
- a CDS encoding quinone-dependent dihydroorotate dehydrogenase → MYRYLIKPLLFLFNPEFIHHFIFNLIKLASCIPFKLKAWDSIYRIKDERLKRTVFGLTFDNPVGLAAGFDKDAKLFNELSSFGFGFIEIGTLTPLAQSGNPKPRLFRLPQDESLINRMGFNNGGVEDAVNRLKYRHTGIIIGGNIGKNKLTPNSEAAKDYELSFEALFDYVDYFVVNVSSPNTPGLRELQEKEPLTKLLLKLQDLNSKKENRKPILLKIAPDLTDNQLDDIIQIVIDTKLDGLIATNTTIDRSGLKTSDNELERIGNGGVSGKAVKNRSTEVIKYISEKSNQSFPIIGVGGIHSAEDAIEKLKAGASLVQIYTGFVYEGPSIVKKINKGILNSL, encoded by the coding sequence ATGTACAGATACCTTATTAAACCCCTTCTTTTTCTTTTTAATCCTGAATTCATACATCATTTTATTTTTAATTTAATCAAGTTAGCTTCTTGTATCCCCTTTAAACTAAAGGCTTGGGACTCAATTTATAGAATAAAAGATGAACGTTTAAAGAGAACAGTTTTTGGTTTAACCTTTGATAACCCTGTTGGTTTGGCAGCTGGTTTTGACAAGGATGCTAAATTATTTAATGAACTGTCTTCATTTGGTTTTGGTTTCATTGAAATTGGTACGCTTACACCATTAGCACAGTCAGGTAACCCTAAGCCTCGCTTATTTAGATTGCCTCAGGACGAATCTCTAATAAACAGAATGGGATTTAACAATGGAGGGGTAGAAGATGCTGTAAATCGCTTAAAATATCGCCATACAGGTATTATTATTGGTGGAAACATTGGCAAAAATAAGCTAACGCCTAATTCTGAGGCTGCTAAAGATTACGAATTAAGTTTTGAGGCTTTATTTGATTATGTTGATTACTTTGTGGTTAATGTAAGCTCGCCTAATACTCCAGGTTTAAGAGAGTTACAAGAGAAAGAACCCTTGACGAAGTTGTTGCTAAAGTTACAAGATTTAAATTCTAAAAAAGAAAATAGAAAGCCGATTTTATTGAAAATTGCTCCAGATTTAACAGATAACCAATTAGATGATATTATTCAGATAGTCATTGACACTAAGTTGGATGGCCTGATAGCAACCAATACCACTATTGATAGAAGTGGTCTTAAAACTTCTGACAATGAACTAGAGCGTATTGGAAACGGAGGGGTAAGTGGTAAAGCAGTTAAAAACCGTTCAACAGAAGTGATTAAGTATATTTCGGAAAAATCAAATCAGTCTTTTCCAATAATTGGAGTAGGAGGTATTCATTCTGCTGAAGATGCGATTGAAAAGTTGAAGGCCGGAGCAAGTTTAGTTCAAATCTATACAGGATTTGTTTATGAAGGTCCGTCAATTGTTAAGAAAATTAATAAAGGTATTCTAAACAGTTTATGA
- a CDS encoding hydroxymethylglutaryl-CoA lyase, translating into MKIIECPRDAMQGFERFIPTAQKISYLNALLKVGFNTLDFGSFVSPKAIPQMRDTADVLNQLDESSTKLLAIIANLRGVEDACQFERIDFLGYPFSVSETFQKRNTNSSIDESLILVDKIQNASVKNNKSLVVYLSMAFGNPYGELWHEDIVSKWGEKLSDMGIEIIALSDTIGVSNSDNISRLFSQLIAEYSDVEWGAHLHTSLESWREKVESAYNSGCRRFDGAIKGLGGCPMAKDDLVGNMPTEKLISFCNEKKIDISLDSLAFESAYNKAVDTF; encoded by the coding sequence ATGAAAATTATTGAATGTCCTAGAGATGCAATGCAAGGTTTTGAGCGATTCATTCCTACTGCTCAGAAGATCTCTTATTTAAATGCTTTGTTGAAAGTTGGTTTTAATACTCTTGATTTCGGTAGTTTTGTATCCCCAAAGGCAATTCCTCAGATGAGAGATACTGCTGATGTTCTTAATCAATTGGATGAATCATCGACAAAATTACTAGCTATCATTGCAAATCTGCGAGGTGTGGAGGATGCTTGTCAGTTTGAGCGGATTGACTTTTTAGGTTATCCTTTCTCAGTTTCTGAGACCTTTCAAAAAAGAAATACCAATTCATCCATTGATGAGTCTTTAATTTTAGTTGATAAAATCCAAAATGCCTCTGTTAAAAATAATAAATCATTGGTAGTGTATTTGTCAATGGCATTCGGAAACCCTTATGGTGAACTCTGGCATGAAGATATTGTCTCTAAATGGGGCGAAAAGCTTTCAGATATGGGAATAGAAATCATTGCTTTATCTGATACTATTGGCGTTTCAAATTCTGATAACATAAGTCGATTGTTTTCGCAGCTAATAGCTGAGTATTCAGACGTAGAATGGGGAGCGCATTTACACACTTCTTTAGAGAGTTGGAGAGAGAAGGTGGAGTCAGCTTACAATAGTGGCTGTCGCCGTTTTGATGGCGCTATTAAAGGTCTAGGGGGTTGTCCAATGGCGAAAGACGATTTGGTAGGTAATATGCCGACAGAAAAGCTTATTTCCTTTTGTAATGAAAAGAAAATAGATATTTCACTAGATTCTTTAGCTTTTGAAAGTGCCTACAACAAAGCTGTAGACACTTTCTAA
- a CDS encoding Ig-like domain-containing protein yields MKKIVLLIASITVFIQSYSAIIHTDLNPDFQTTIDFNAFSANNLINIDFNGDGVKEYDIRWDANLTQGWFLHLVHEGNNEVFLTGQSNPYGGKYIKVINENEDIASLSWGEWGNSIPEPLIGDNDYGSFLTVNGDDKFIAVKFILNSNTHYGWIKVALNNQYQFFIKEYAYNDVPNGTILAGETGQSQNIQITSINVYGQNGAVSVNEGQSVQMEASILPQNATNQNLIWSVTNGTGSATINSNGNLIGQTVGEVTVKASATDFSNVFGEAVMTITSSAPINVSSIDVIAYLGVTDIFINETLQLNAIIQPNNASNLSVSWSIVNGTGSATINSSGLLTPTTVGTVTAYATANDGTNIFDSLQITIKPILANSISISSSSGDEVAETQSIQLNATVLPNNTTNQNVNWTVVNGTGTATINTSGLLTGQTIGDVDVMATTTDGSNISDTQKVTVIELIIYVSSIEVKGENNQTNVPLNQNLQMQANILPTNATNTNFDWFILNGTGTATIDNSGLLSPTSVGNVTVKAVAQDGSNVSGEKEITITEVVGVEETELFASSVYPNTSIDGFFQIESTNQIQTLRILSLAGELVKREKFSNRIIDISELKNGIYIIELLNTDLSKEYHQLIKN; encoded by the coding sequence ATGAAAAAAATAGTATTACTTATAGCCTCAATTACAGTATTTATCCAATCTTATTCGGCTATTATTCATACAGATTTAAATCCCGATTTTCAAACAACTATAGATTTTAATGCATTTAGCGCCAATAATCTTATCAATATTGACTTCAATGGAGATGGGGTTAAAGAATATGATATCCGATGGGATGCAAACTTAACTCAAGGATGGTTTTTACATCTAGTTCACGAAGGAAATAATGAGGTGTTTTTAACAGGTCAATCAAATCCTTATGGAGGTAAATATATTAAGGTAATTAACGAAAATGAAGACATAGCCTCATTATCTTGGGGTGAATGGGGAAATTCAATTCCAGAACCACTAATTGGAGACAATGATTATGGAAGTTTTCTAACAGTTAATGGTGACGATAAATTTATCGCGGTTAAATTTATATTAAACTCAAACACTCATTACGGATGGATTAAAGTTGCTTTGAATAATCAGTATCAATTTTTTATAAAAGAATATGCTTACAATGATGTGCCTAATGGAACGATTTTAGCTGGAGAAACTGGACAAAGTCAAAATATTCAAATTACCTCTATTAATGTGTATGGTCAAAATGGGGCTGTATCTGTTAACGAAGGGCAATCCGTTCAAATGGAAGCTAGTATACTACCCCAAAATGCAACTAATCAAAATCTAATTTGGTCTGTTACAAACGGAACAGGATCAGCTACTATTAACTCAAATGGTAACCTAATTGGACAAACTGTTGGTGAAGTTACAGTAAAAGCTAGTGCAACAGATTTTTCAAATGTTTTTGGGGAGGCAGTGATGACTATTACTTCATCTGCTCCCATAAACGTAAGCTCAATAGATGTGATAGCTTACCTTGGAGTAACTGATATTTTTATAAATGAAACTCTTCAACTCAATGCTATAATTCAGCCTAATAATGCATCAAACCTTAGCGTAAGTTGGTCAATAGTTAACGGTACAGGTTCAGCCACTATAAATTCAAGTGGTTTGCTTACCCCTACTACAGTAGGTACCGTTACAGCATATGCTACAGCTAATGATGGCACTAATATTTTTGATTCACTACAAATTACCATAAAACCTATTCTTGCTAACTCCATATCAATTTCATCAAGCTCAGGCGATGAAGTAGCCGAAACCCAAAGCATACAACTTAATGCTACAGTATTGCCCAATAATACAACGAATCAAAATGTAAATTGGACTGTTGTAAATGGTACTGGTACTGCAACAATTAACACAAGTGGACTACTTACAGGGCAGACTATTGGAGATGTAGATGTTATGGCAACTACAACAGATGGTTCAAATATTTCAGATACTCAAAAGGTTACTGTTATTGAATTAATTATTTACGTAAGTTCAATTGAGGTTAAAGGAGAAAATAACCAAACTAATGTACCATTAAATCAAAATTTACAAATGCAGGCTAATATTTTACCAACCAACGCCACCAATACAAACTTTGATTGGTTTATTTTAAATGGAACTGGTACAGCCACAATCGATAATTCTGGATTACTATCCCCCACTTCTGTTGGAAACGTAACAGTAAAAGCAGTTGCGCAAGACGGTTCTAATGTAAGCGGTGAAAAAGAAATTACAATTACAGAGGTTGTAGGAGTTGAAGAAACTGAATTGTTTGCCTCAAGTGTATACCCAAACACTAGTATTGATGGATTTTTTCAAATTGAATCAACTAATCAAATCCAAACACTTAGAATACTATCATTAGCAGGTGAATTGGTAAAGAGGGAGAAATTCAGTAATAGAATAATTGATATCAGTGAACTTAAAAATGGGATTTATATAATTGAGTTATTGAATACTGATTTAAGTAAAGAATATCACCAACTTATTAAAAACTAA
- a CDS encoding gliding motility-associated C-terminal domain-containing protein, giving the protein MKKLLFYSLFSFFCSISYSQEIAVYDFENLNLGDLTAQDGWTFSTSLATTNTGYNCPVIGSPIIPQIASMPNEGDYNSSKAIRSGDGWGSQHAIMSRLNDASWSFPSFQNRQYLVVSFEMTGGCWGKMFRLAYDQNNDGNFGQNCGQADPNEASFGISWFGCGTPNNITLFGANSQQIAQEQNYAQNGWIKYALIIDFYANNNQGSVSVFTKNLSNSESWTAVPSMQNINAGFDISSNGANNPYTLNGIMLDHEAGSNSTFDNISFTTLNYNKLPDTTLCEGGNVNIGQLINGATYEWNTGETTPVINVTNDGQYFVNIKYDDLTIIRDTVNVTIQNMIVDLGNDTSFCEGQSIKLFANLGMDSYLWQDSSTSNYLQIDSTGTYSVSVTKGGCSDADTISVQEIQTPYVNLGNDTVGCPGTDLRLSPSTNATGFKWQDGSTESSLKVNKSGQYHVKASIDQCVNSDTINVIFLHPLTLGNDTTICEGDYFTLNIDTTYEDYSWNDGDKKSYKDIHYDGEYFLTVKKLGCTIDSDTLIVKRTLLPRILEPMKDSLICENFPLVLKAYADRNEGIVWHDFHTDTFTMVRTGGIYWAKAYNECGEAIDSVKISSEDCECNDYIPNVFTPNKDGLNDYFGFQSNCIPSKYYNLKIYSRWGDLLFESNDYRAKWDGTHKGRVCPTGVYSYIIQLQYKHDRGKRTISRRIKITQ; this is encoded by the coding sequence ATGAAAAAACTACTATTTTATTCATTATTTTCTTTTTTCTGTTCAATAAGTTATTCCCAAGAAATTGCCGTTTATGACTTTGAGAATTTAAATCTTGGTGATTTAACGGCACAAGATGGATGGACGTTTAGCACCTCTCTAGCCACGACTAACACTGGCTACAACTGTCCTGTCATTGGTTCACCTATAATACCACAAATTGCATCTATGCCCAATGAGGGAGATTATAATTCAAGTAAGGCAATACGTTCTGGTGACGGTTGGGGTAGTCAACATGCAATCATGAGTAGACTTAATGATGCCTCATGGTCTTTCCCTTCTTTTCAAAACAGGCAATACCTGGTAGTAAGTTTTGAAATGACAGGTGGTTGTTGGGGAAAGATGTTTAGACTCGCTTATGACCAAAATAATGATGGGAATTTTGGACAAAATTGTGGTCAAGCAGACCCTAATGAAGCTAGTTTTGGTATAAGTTGGTTTGGTTGTGGCACACCAAATAATATAACTCTATTCGGAGCAAACTCTCAACAAATTGCCCAAGAACAAAATTATGCTCAAAATGGATGGATTAAATACGCATTGATTATTGATTTTTATGCCAATAATAACCAAGGAAGCGTAAGTGTTTTTACAAAAAACTTGAGCAACTCTGAAAGCTGGACCGCAGTTCCATCAATGCAAAATATAAATGCAGGATTTGATATTTCCTCAAACGGTGCTAACAATCCTTACACTCTTAACGGAATAATGCTAGACCATGAAGCTGGAAGTAATTCTACATTTGATAATATCAGCTTTACTACTTTAAATTATAATAAACTTCCTGATACTACACTTTGTGAAGGAGGGAATGTAAATATTGGTCAACTTATTAATGGTGCGACCTATGAATGGAATACTGGTGAAACTACACCAGTAATCAACGTCACAAACGATGGCCAGTATTTTGTAAATATTAAATATGATGACCTTACCATTATTCGTGATACTGTTAATGTAACAATTCAAAATATGATTGTTGATTTGGGAAATGATACTAGTTTTTGTGAAGGGCAATCAATTAAACTATTTGCGAATTTAGGAATGGACAGCTATTTGTGGCAAGATAGTAGCACATCTAATTACTTACAAATTGATTCTACAGGCACATATTCCGTTTCTGTTACTAAAGGTGGTTGTTCAGATGCTGACACTATATCAGTTCAAGAAATTCAAACGCCTTATGTTAATCTAGGTAACGATACAGTAGGCTGTCCAGGGACAGATTTGCGATTAAGCCCTAGCACTAACGCTACTGGATTTAAATGGCAAGACGGCTCAACAGAGTCAAGTCTAAAAGTAAATAAATCAGGTCAATACCATGTCAAAGCATCAATTGATCAATGTGTGAACAGTGACACTATAAATGTGATATTTTTACATCCCTTGACTTTAGGAAATGATACTACCATTTGCGAAGGCGATTATTTCACACTGAATATTGACACTACTTATGAAGATTATTCATGGAATGATGGAGATAAAAAAAGCTATAAAGACATTCACTATGATGGAGAGTACTTTTTAACCGTTAAAAAGTTAGGCTGCACCATTGATTCTGACACATTAATAGTAAAACGCACCTTACTTCCAAGAATTCTTGAGCCCATGAAAGATTCTCTAATATGTGAAAACTTTCCTTTGGTACTTAAAGCATATGCAGACAGAAATGAAGGCATAGTTTGGCATGATTTTCATACAGATACCTTTACTATGGTTAGAACTGGAGGTATCTATTGGGCTAAAGCCTATAACGAATGTGGAGAAGCTATTGATAGCGTTAAGATAAGTAGCGAAGATTGTGAATGTAACGACTACATCCCTAATGTATTTACCCCAAACAAAGATGGACTGAATGACTACTTTGGATTCCAATCAAATTGTATTCCTTCAAAATACTATAATCTAAAAATTTACAGTAGATGGGGAGATTTATTATTCGAAAGTAATGATTACAGAGCAAAATGGGACGGAACACATAAAGGAAGGGTTTGCCCTACTGGAGTTTACTCATATATCATTCAATTACAATATAAACACGATAGAGGGAAACGAACTATTTCAAGAAGAATTAAAATAACCCAATAA
- a CDS encoding sodium:proton antiporter: MIELSAIIVFGILAQWIAWKMKIPAIFPLILLGLFMGPLSTLFLDTQWINPENIFAGNTMYYFVSLSVGIILFEGGLTLKFKEVRQLAGVVRNLLIFGPIIMGIGGAVAAHYFLDMDYRVGLLFGSLIIVTGPTVIAPILRSVRPKKSLSTILKWEGIVIDPIGALVAVLVYELFFVSTMSVGGDHSMGLTQVALKTFFLTLCVGSFFGLFSGWTLHTLLKRNLIPHFLINVLSLGFVIFAFAGADTLQPESGLLSVTVMGILLANIKTPNIDKILDFKESLTVILISVLFIILSSNISMEQLKLLEMSSLFIFLTVVFILRPIVVWISSWKSELNWKEKAFIAWVGPKGIVAAAVASLFSLYLMSDKISLPPSLREDVELLVPLTFMIILGTVTLNGLTAKLVASVLGLIKESKNSVVIVGANEGSISIANYLEKHNIPITLYDLSKENIRNAKAAGLNVIEKNILSDDEIDFDDAGHLLALTSSNDVNIFACRKLKEVITDLNVYRLITVNEIKFDPLSRPTNVLFSSDSDYINFIEIVRKYPILKDLKINSAEHLSSVLENKTSPLPVLIRRKDTIQFITVDFDYQYQVGDVLAYIGELN, encoded by the coding sequence ATGATTGAACTGTCTGCAATAATAGTTTTTGGAATTTTGGCCCAATGGATAGCATGGAAAATGAAAATCCCCGCTATCTTTCCTTTAATTTTGTTAGGTCTTTTTATGGGGCCTCTTTCTACTTTGTTTTTAGATACACAGTGGATTAACCCTGAAAATATTTTTGCAGGTAATACTATGTATTATTTTGTATCACTTTCGGTAGGTATAATACTATTTGAAGGTGGTCTTACCCTAAAGTTTAAAGAAGTAAGACAGTTGGCAGGCGTGGTTCGAAACTTATTGATTTTTGGTCCAATTATAATGGGTATTGGTGGTGCTGTAGCTGCTCATTATTTCCTTGATATGGACTATAGAGTAGGTCTACTTTTTGGTTCATTAATTATTGTGACTGGTCCAACTGTAATTGCACCTATTTTAAGAAGTGTAAGGCCTAAGAAGAGTTTAAGTACTATTCTAAAGTGGGAGGGGATTGTAATAGATCCTATTGGGGCATTGGTAGCTGTTTTGGTTTATGAATTATTCTTTGTATCTACTATGAGTGTTGGCGGAGATCATTCTATGGGATTAACACAAGTGGCATTAAAGACCTTCTTTTTAACACTTTGCGTGGGTTCGTTTTTTGGACTGTTTTCTGGTTGGACTCTTCATACTTTACTCAAACGAAATTTAATACCACACTTTTTAATAAATGTACTTTCACTAGGATTTGTAATTTTTGCTTTTGCTGGTGCTGATACATTACAACCCGAGTCGGGGCTTTTATCCGTAACAGTAATGGGTATTCTTCTTGCAAATATTAAAACTCCAAACATTGATAAAATTTTAGACTTTAAAGAAAGTCTTACCGTTATATTAATTTCGGTTTTATTTATTATTCTTTCCTCAAACATTTCAATGGAGCAGCTCAAATTACTTGAGATGAGTTCTTTATTTATATTCCTAACAGTAGTATTTATACTGCGACCAATTGTTGTTTGGATTAGCTCTTGGAAATCGGAGCTTAATTGGAAAGAAAAAGCTTTTATAGCATGGGTTGGTCCAAAAGGTATTGTAGCTGCGGCAGTAGCCTCATTATTTTCGCTTTACCTAATGTCAGATAAAATTTCTCTACCCCCTTCACTAAGAGAAGATGTGGAGTTGTTAGTTCCATTAACGTTCATGATTATTCTTGGAACAGTAACCTTAAATGGCCTTACAGCTAAGCTTGTAGCTTCTGTTTTGGGATTAATAAAAGAATCTAAAAATAGTGTTGTGATTGTTGGTGCTAATGAAGGCTCTATCAGCATAGCCAATTATTTAGAGAAACACAATATTCCTATTACTCTTTATGATTTATCAAAAGAAAATATTAGAAATGCAAAAGCAGCAGGCTTGAATGTTATTGAAAAAAATATTTTGTCAGATGATGAAATTGACTTTGACGATGCAGGTCATCTCTTAGCGTTAACATCTAGTAATGATGTAAATATTTTTGCATGTAGAAAATTGAAGGAAGTCATTACCGACTTAAACGTTTACAGGCTTATTACTGTCAATGAAATTAAATTTGATCCTTTATCTCGACCTACAAATGTTTTATTCTCTAGTGATTCAGACTATATAAATTTTATAGAAATAGTTAGAAAGTATCCTATTTTAAAGGATTTAAAGATTAATTCAGCTGAACATTTATCATCAGTCTTAGAAAATAAAACGTCACCATTACCTGTTTTAATAAGAAGAAAAGATACCATTCAGTTCATTACAGTTGATTTTGATTATCAATATCAAGTGGGTGATGTTTTAGCATATATTGGGGAGTTAAATTAA
- the gcvT gene encoding glycine cleavage system aminomethyltransferase GcvT, which produces MKNTALTQTHLDLGAKMVPFAGYNMPIQYEGLKVEHLNVRSGVGVFDVSHMGEFFVEGPHAMDLIQKVTSNDVAVLIDGQVQYSCMPNLDGGIVDDLLVYRIHSEKYMLVVNASNIEKDFNWINQFNDKKVSLTNKSDDYSLLAVQGPKAVEALQPLTDIDLSDMKYYTFKIGEFCGIKDVIISATGYTGAGGFEVYFFNEHANTIWNSIFESGKDLNIMPIGLAARDTLRLEMGFCLYGNDIDDTTSPLEAGLGWITKFTNDFNNSADLLEQKENGLSKRRVGFVMQERGIPRKDYSIVDDNGNAIGVVSSGTMSPSLDKAIGMGYVKKEFSKVGTEVFIQIRNKQLKAKVVKLPFYKA; this is translated from the coding sequence ATGAAAAACACTGCTCTTACACAAACTCACCTAGATTTGGGTGCAAAAATGGTTCCCTTTGCCGGCTACAATATGCCAATACAGTATGAAGGTTTAAAAGTCGAACATCTTAACGTTAGAAGTGGAGTTGGTGTTTTTGATGTTTCTCACATGGGTGAGTTTTTTGTTGAAGGACCTCATGCTATGGATTTAATCCAGAAGGTAACCTCAAATGATGTAGCGGTATTAATAGATGGTCAGGTTCAATACTCGTGTATGCCAAACTTAGATGGTGGTATTGTAGATGATTTGCTTGTATATAGAATACATTCAGAAAAATATATGTTAGTTGTTAATGCTTCTAATATTGAAAAGGATTTTAATTGGATTAATCAATTTAATGATAAAAAGGTATCACTAACAAATAAATCAGACGATTACTCCCTTCTAGCGGTCCAAGGACCAAAAGCTGTTGAAGCACTTCAGCCATTGACTGATATTGATTTATCGGATATGAAATACTACACTTTTAAAATAGGTGAGTTTTGCGGAATTAAGGATGTTATTATTTCAGCAACAGGCTACACTGGAGCTGGAGGTTTTGAAGTTTATTTTTTTAATGAACATGCTAATACAATTTGGAATTCAATTTTTGAATCAGGAAAAGATCTAAATATAATGCCTATTGGTCTAGCTGCAAGAGACACATTAAGATTAGAAATGGGATTCTGTTTATATGGAAATGATATTGATGATACTACCTCACCTCTAGAAGCAGGTTTGGGATGGATAACAAAATTTACAAACGACTTTAATAATTCAGCTGACCTTCTTGAGCAAAAGGAGAACGGTCTTAGCAAAAGGAGAGTAGGTTTTGTAATGCAAGAAAGGGGTATCCCTAGAAAAGATTATTCAATTGTTGACGATAATGGCAATGCTATTGGCGTAGTAAGTTCTGGTACTATGTCACCATCACTTGATAAGGCTATAGGTATGGGGTATGTAAAAAAAGAATTTTCAAAAGTTGGTACTGAAGTTTTTATTCAAATTAGAAATAAGCAATTGAAAGCAAAAGTTGTTAAATTACCATTTTACAAAGCATAG
- a CDS encoding 2-phosphosulfolactate phosphatase, with product MQNIIKVCLSPSLFPIYSDRKSIVVVVDILRATSAICTALDLGVKSIIPVSTIEDALDFKDCDNHILAAERNGKVVRGFDIGNSPTDYLNKDFQNKKMVLTTTNGTRAINIAKRDHQVVIGSFLNIDILTDYLIDQDEDVIILCAGWKDDFCLEDTIFAGALSQKLAENDKFFYENDSTINSVLLYNQSKSDLFGFLSDSQHRKRLAHLGIEDDVKFCLDYNKTSIVPILVNDELVILQ from the coding sequence ATGCAAAACATTATAAAAGTTTGTCTTTCACCATCTTTATTTCCGATTTATTCGGATAGAAAAAGTATTGTAGTAGTAGTAGATATTTTAAGAGCTACTTCAGCTATTTGTACTGCTTTGGATTTAGGTGTAAAATCTATTATTCCTGTTTCTACTATTGAAGATGCTTTAGATTTTAAAGACTGTGATAACCATATTTTAGCCGCTGAACGGAATGGAAAAGTGGTAAGAGGTTTTGATATAGGTAATTCACCTACGGATTATCTTAATAAAGACTTTCAGAATAAAAAAATGGTTTTGACAACTACTAATGGTACACGAGCAATAAATATTGCTAAAAGAGATCATCAAGTTGTTATAGGCTCATTTTTAAATATTGATATTCTTACTGACTATCTAATAGATCAAGATGAAGATGTTATAATTCTATGTGCTGGCTGGAAAGATGATTTCTGCTTAGAAGACACCATATTTGCAGGTGCATTGAGTCAAAAATTAGCAGAAAATGATAAATTTTTCTACGAAAATGATTCTACAATAAATTCTGTATTGCTTTATAATCAATCTAAGAGCGATTTATTTGGATTTTTATCCGATTCACAGCACAGAAAACGATTGGCTCATTTGGGAATTGAGGATGACGTGAAATTTTGTCTGGATTACAACAAGACATCAATTGTTCCAATTTTAGTAAATGATGAGTTAGTCATACTGCAATGA
- a CDS encoding S1/P1 Nuclease yields the protein MNEAPRHFIDIDYYSEENPFEVMPRKWEDAVEKYSKDTLLEYGILPWNINNQYYSLVNAFKEHDVNAVIKYSSDIGHYIADAHVPLHTTLNYNGQLTRQDGIHSFWESRLPELFADNYNYILPKVTYVDDILSFAWSIIENSHNAKDSVLLFEAKLNMRFSSDEKYSFEEKGSGSSKVYSLAYSAAYHKMLDGMVERQMRSSIVSIGSVWYSAWIDAGQPNMDTWKME from the coding sequence GTGAATGAAGCCCCAAGACATTTTATAGATATTGATTATTACAGTGAAGAAAATCCTTTTGAAGTAATGCCAAGAAAATGGGAAGATGCTGTTGAAAAATATTCAAAGGATACATTACTAGAATATGGAATTTTGCCTTGGAATATTAATAACCAATATTATTCATTAGTGAATGCCTTTAAAGAACATGATGTAAATGCGGTCATTAAGTATTCATCTGATATTGGTCATTATATCGCAGATGCTCACGTACCATTGCATACTACACTTAACTACAATGGTCAACTCACTAGACAAGATGGCATTCATTCATTTTGGGAGTCCAGATTACCAGAACTTTTTGCAGATAACTACAATTACATATTACCCAAGGTAACTTATGTTGATGATATATTATCGTTTGCTTGGTCAATAATTGAGAATAGCCATAATGCCAAGGACTCCGTGCTTTTATTTGAGGCGAAATTAAATATGCGTTTTTCCAGCGATGAAAAATATTCTTTTGAAGAGAAGGGAAGTGGCAGTTCAAAAGTATACTCCTTAGCATATTCTGCTGCATATCATAAAATGCTTGATGGTATGGTAGAGCGTCAAATGCGTTCATCTATTGTTTCTATTGGTTCCGTATGGTATTCAGCATGGATTGATGCTGGTCAGCCAAATATGGATACTTGGAAAATGGAATAA